The genomic region TCCACCGCGCCGTCGTCTCGGCGACGGGCAACGAGACCCTCCTCACCCTCCTGGAAGGGATCTCCGGCCGCACCCTGCGCGCCCGCATCTGGCGCGGTCTGGTCGACGACAAGGCGGCGGGCCGCACCCTGGCCGAGCACGAGGCGATCTTCAACGCCCTGTCCACCCGCGACGCCGCCCTCAGCCAGGCCGCCGCGCTGCTGCACGTGAGCAACACCGAGCAGTGGCTGAGGGAACACCTGCGCTCAGGCGCACCTCTCCCTTTCGGGACGACAGCGTCACACAGGCCCTAATCTCTCAAGATGCGCCACCGGTTGTCGGCAGTGCCGTTGTCCGAGTCCTGGACCGCGAACGCGCCGACAGCGGTGGAGTTGTCCGCGATGGCGAGCAACTTGCCGCTGTGCACGTTGCGGATCTTGTAAGTCCCGTCTCCCTGGTCGAGCAGCGTCCATCTGTGGTCGGCGGTGCCGTTGTCCGACCACTGCAGGACCGTCGCACCATCTGTCGTGGACATGTCCTGAACGCCGAGCACCTTGCCGCTGTGGGCATTGCGGAAGCGGACCGCGTTTCCGTCGGTGATCATTTGCCAGTCGTGGTCGGCGGTGCCCGAGTCGTGCCACTGCAGAGCGCGGCCACCGTCGGCCGTGGACATGTTCTGGATGCCCAGCACGAGACCGCTGCCCACGTTGGCGAGACGGACGGTTCCGCTGGTGTTCCAGTAGACGGTGTAGTTGTGGCCGTGCGCGTCGTGGAACGGGCCCAGGTTAACGGTGGAGCCGTTGGCGGTGGCGGTGAAGGCGAGCGAACTGCTGCTGGTCCGTGTGATCGAGGACGTGTTCAGCGACGGGAGGGAGCTGAGCGCGGAGTTGCCGTAGTTGCCGGACAGGACCACCGGGCCGTAGGTGATCGCGGCGACGTTCGCGTTGTCGTTGGCCGCTCGCATGATGACCCGCATGGGCAGGCGGACGGTCACCGTGTCGCCGGAGGCCCACGAGCGGCTGAGGGTGGCGTAGCTGCCGGGGGTGGTGGTGATGGTCTGCGCGACGCCGTTGACGCTGACAGTGGCCCCGGTGGTCCAGCTCGGGATGCGGATGCGCATGGCCCAGGTTCCGCTGGCGTTGCCGGTGACGTGCAGGGTCGTGGTGTCGCTGTTCGGGTACGACGTGGTCTGGGTGACCGTGATTCCGCGCTCCGACCAGTTGAGCACCGAGGGCACGAACATGTTCACGATCAGCGTGTTGTCGCTGCGGAAGTAGATGGAGTCCATCAGCCTGGTGTGCATCTCCAGGCCCGTGCCCTGGCAGCACCAGAAGGTGCCGTAGTCGGTGCTCCAGGTGCCGCCGCCCCACGCCGGGCCCACACCGCGTCGGCCGCCCGGGTTGAGCGGGGTGAAGTAGGTGACATGGCCGTGGTCGTCGGCCGGGTTCTGCTGGCCGATCATCTGGTTCAGCCAGGCCCGCTCGTAGTAGTCGAACAGCGCCACCCGGTTCGGGTCCAGGGCGAAGAGTTCCCGGGTGAGGGTGAGCATGTTGAAGGTGTTG from Streptomyces chartreusis NRRL 3882 harbors:
- a CDS encoding beta-L-arabinofuranosidase domain-containing protein — translated: MSYSVSRRRLLQAAGATAAASATGSFFGSSPAHAAIPPARADIGVSAHPFELGQVRLTASRWLDNQDRTRNYLRFVDVDRLLYNFRANHRLSTNGAAANGGWDAPDFPFRTHVQGHFLTAWAQLYAVTGDTTCRDKATTMVAELAKCQANNSTAGFNAGYLSGYPESDFTALEQRTLSNGNVPYYTIHKTLVGLLDVWRHIGSTQARDVLLALAGWVDWRTGRLSGQQMQAMLQTEFGGMNTVLTDLYQQTGDARWLTVARRFDHAAVFDPLAAGQDQLSGLHANTQVPKWIGAAREYKATGTTRYRDIATNAWNICVNSHTYAIGGNSQAEHFRAPNAIAGFLNKDTCESCNTFNMLTLTRELFALDPNRVALFDYYERAWLNQMIGQQNPADDHGHVTYFTPLNPGGRRGVGPAWGGGTWSTDYGTFWCCQGTGLEMHTRLMDSIYFRSDNTLIVNMFVPSVLNWSERGITVTQTTSYPNSDTTTLHVTGNASGTWAMRIRIPSWTTGATVSVNGVAQTITTTPGSYATLSRSWASGDTVTVRLPMRVIMRAANDNANVAAITYGPVVLSGNYGNSALSSLPSLNTSSITRTSSSSLAFTATANGSTVNLGPFHDAHGHNYTVYWNTSGTVRLANVGSGLVLGIQNMSTADGGRALQWHDSGTADHDWQMITDGNAVRFRNAHSGKVLGVQDMSTTDGATVLQWSDNGTADHRWTLLDQGDGTYKIRNVHSGKLLAIADNSTAVGAFAVQDSDNGTADNRWRILRD